The nucleotide window GGCGCGAAGGCGCGGGCCTGCGCGTCGATCTCGGTCACGTCACCTGCCCCGGCAGCAAGCCGCAACCAGATCGCGTCCGTCCAGCCCGCGCCTTCGGTCAGGCTGGTGCGCAGCCATGCCTGCAGCGTCTCGGCATCCCTGATTTGCTCATCCCGGATGGCCTGTTCTATCCCATGCGACCAGGCAAAGGCGCCGATGGGATAGGCCGGGGACAGCCATTGTGCCAGTGTCAGAAGACCCGCGTCAGTGTGCATGCGCCGTGGCCCCGTGTTCGTGGCTGTGGGTCCTGCCATGCCCATAGGCACCGCCCTCGGGTTTGAAAGGTTCGGTGACCAGGGTGAACGTTGCACCCAGATGGGCCAACATATGCGCGATCACCGGATCGTCGCGGATCAAGAGCCGGTGGGCTTCCACCTGGCAGGGCGTGTGCCGGTTGCCGATATGCCAGGCCAATCTCGCCAAGTCGGACCCTGATACTGCCAACAACGCCTCCGGGGCCGCGACGATCCGGACCAGCCGCCCGTCGGTGGTTTCCAAGGCGTCTCCGTCGTCCAGGGACACCGTATGCTCGAAATCGGCCACAAGCGACCACCCTTCTTCCACGGTAAGCTTGCGTCGTCGGAAAAAACGATCCTCGTATGACAACGCGCACAGCGCGGCGTCTCCGGTCCAGGTTCCGGCCTTGCGGAGGTGTTGGGCGATCGGGAGGTCTGTCATGGGACTCAATACAGGAAATAGCGCTGCGCCATCGGCAGTTCGCTGGCCGGCTCGCAGGTCAGCAGCTCGCCGTTGGCACGCACTTCGTAGGTTTCGGGGTTCACGTCGATCTCGGGGCAGGAATCGTTCAGCTTCAGATCTGCTTTGCCGATGCCACGGGTGTTTTGCACCGGCAGGGTCTGCTTGGCGATCCCGAGCGTATCGCCGATGCCGTCGTCATGCGCCGCCGCCGATACGAAGGTGACGGCGGAAGCGTGCAGCGCGCGCCCATAGGCCCCGAACATGGGGCGCGTATAGACCGGCTGCGGCGTCGGGATCGAGGCATTGGGGTCGCCCATCTGCGCACAGGCGATCGAGCCGCCGATCAGCACCATCTCGGGCTTCACCCCGAAAAAGGCCGGTTTCCAAAGCACGAGATCGGCGCGCTTGCCTTCCTCGATCGACCCTATGTGATCGGAAATGCCATGCGCGATGGCCGGGTTGATCGTGTACTTGGCGACATAGCGGCGAACCCGAAGGTTGTCGTTGTCGCCGGTCTCGTCTTCCAGCCCTCCACGCTGTTTCTTCATCTTGTCGGCGGTCTGCCAGGTGCGGATGATCACCTCGCCCACCCGGCCCATCGCCTGGCTGTCCGAGGCGATGATGCTGAACGCGCCCATGTCGTGCAGGATGTCCTCGGCAGCGATGGTTTCGCGCCGGATGCGACTTTCGGCAAAGGCGATGTCCTCGGGGATCGACTTGTCCAAGTGGTGGCACACCATCAGCATGTCCAGATGCTCTTCCAGCGTGTTCACCGTGAAGGGCCGCGTCGGGTTGGTCGAGGACGGCAGCACGTTGGACTGCCCGCAGATCTTGATGATGTCCGGCGCATGGCCTCCGCCCGCACCCTCGGTGTGGAAGGCGTGCATCGTGCGGCCTTTCATGGCCGCCACAGTGTTCTCGACGAACCCGGATTCGTTCAGCGTGTCGGTGTGGATCATCACCTGCACGTCCATCGCATCGGCCACCGACAGGCAGCAATCGATGGCGGCCGGGGTGGTGCCCCAGTCCTCGTGCAGCTTCAGCGCGCAGGCCCCGGCCATCACCTGTTCCTCCAGCGCAGCGGGCAGCGAGGCGTTGCCCTTACCGGCAAAGGCCAGGTTCATCGGGAACGCATCGGCGGACTGCAACATCCGCCCCAGGTGCCACGGCCCCGGCGTGCAGGTGGTGGCCAGCGTGCCGTGCGCAGGTCCAGTGCCACCGCCCAGCATCGTCGTCAGTCCCGAATGTAGCGCATCCTCGATCTGTTGCGGGCAGATGAAATGGATATGGCTGTCAAAGCCGCCGGCGGTCAGGATACGCCCCTCGCCCGCGATGATCTCGGTGCCCGGACCGATCACGATATCGACACCGGGCTGCGTATCGGGGTTGCCCGCCTTGCCGATCTTGATAATCGCGCCGTCCTTCAGACCCACATCCGCCTTGTAGATACCGGTATAGTCCAGGATCAGCGCGTTGGTGATGACCGTATCCATCGCCCCTGCCGCGCGCGTCAACTGGCTTTGGCCCATCCCGTCGCGGATCACCTTGCCGCCGCCGAACTTGACTTCTTCACCGTAAAACGCCGCGTTGCCGCCGGTTCCGCCCGTCGTGGCGGCCCCGGCATTCAGTGCAGTCAGGTCGCTTTCGACCTCTATGATCAGGTCGGTATCGGCCAGGCGCAGCCTGTCGCCCGTCGTGGGGCCGAACATGGCGGCGTATTCGGAACGTGAGACGCGTGCGGGCATGGGCTTACCTCTTTTTGTATCCACGCTTGGCCAGGCGGCGGGCATTGGCGCGGGTCTTTTGCCGGATCGGTTTCATGGCCGCGGCGACGACCTGATCCGCCCGGCGACCACGCAACGCGGCCGTCCCGGCATCCGTCGCGGCGCGCGTCAGGGCAAAGGCCTTTTCGCTGACCATGCGACTGTTCTCGGACGGGGTGACCGACCAGACACCGGCAAGCCCCCACATGCGCATGGCGATGACCGCCTGCGCCTCGGCCACGATCATCGCGGCCTGAAAGGCATTCGACCACAGGTCGACCGGCGTCAGCACACGAGCCATCACAGATCCCCCATGACGGCGCCGTTGAAGCCGTAGACCCGCCGCCTTCCGCCAATCGGGATCAGCTGCACCTCGCGGCGCTGGCCCGGCTCGAACCGCACGGCGGTGCCGGCGGCGATGTCCAGACGGTGCCCCCTTGCCGCTTCGCGGTCGAAATCCAGCGCCGGGTTGGTCTCGGCAAAATGATAATGACTGCCGACCTGAACGGGCCGGTCGCCGGTATTGGCGACTTCCAGCGTGATCGCCTGCCGGTCCGAGTTCAGCTCCAGCGTACCCTCGGCGGGAAAAATCTCTCCGGGGATCATCGCCTCACCCCGCCATGACGAGGGCAGAGCCGCCGATCGCGACAGCCAGCCCTGCCCCGCGTGTCAGCAGCGCCCCTCCGAAACGGCCCAGCGCCCAGCCTGCGGTGGCCCCCAGCGCGTGCAACGCCGTCGTCGCTGCGACAAAGCCCGCGAGATAGGCCAGCGCCCCCGCGCCGCCGATCTCGGTCCCGTGCGCGTGACCGTGAAACACGCCCAACGCCGCCGTGATCGCGACCGCCGCCGACAGCGGCACCCGCGCCGCCGCGGCAACCAGCACGCCGAGGACAAGGACGGACACCAGGATCATCGGCTCGACCATCGGCAGCGGCAGACCAGCCAGCGACAGCAGGAACCCCAGCGCCATCGCCCCCACAAATCCCACCGGCAGGGCCACGAACGCCCGCCCGCCTAGGCTTGCAGCCCACAGGCCCACCGCGACCATCGCCAGGATATGGTCCGCGCCGAACACCGGGTGCGAAAGCCCCGCGGCGAAGGACCCGTGCGCCCCCGGATCAAGGTGTGCGAACGCGGGGCCAGCGGCCAGCACGGCAGGGATGAGGGTGAAAGCAAGGCGTCGCATGGGTCAGGTCTCCTGTCGGGTCAGCGAATTGGGTTATGTACTGTGACAAGCTTGGTGCCGTCGGGAAAGGTGGCTTCGACCTGCACTTCGTGGATCATCTCGGGCACGCCCTCCATGCAGTCGCCCCGGCTGATGACCTCGGCCCCGGCCTCCATCATGTCGGCGACAGAACGCCCGTCGCGGGCGCCTTCGACCACGGCGTCGGTGATCAGCGCAATCGCCTCGGGGTAATTCAGCTTGACCCCCCGTGCCAATCGCTTGCGAGCCACCTCCGCGGCCATGGCCACCATCAGCTTGTCTTTCTCTCTGGGCGTCAGTTGCATCTTGGGTCAAAGCCTCCAGGATCTTGGCAGGGCCGCGTTCGACAGCGCCTCGAGCACCGGGCACAGCGTCCGGCGCAACTCGAACCCGTCGCGCGCCAGCACCCGCACCACCAGCACATCGGGGCGCAAAAGGCTTGCGCCCCCGGTCGCCGGCAGCAGCGCCCGCACCATTGGCAGCAGCCGCTCGGCCCGGCGCCCCACGTAAAGCGCACTTGCCATCGCGGCCATCCCCGCCGCCACGGCCGCCTGCCCCAGCCGCGCGGAAATGTCGCCGGTCAGCGCCACGCGGTCCTCGTAAAGCGGTCGGTTGTCACGATGAACGCTGACGCGGTCCAGGAAATCCGCCCGCGTCACCGTCTCGCCCATGCTCAGGCGTCCGAACGCGACCGGCTCTGCCATGATGAACTCCGCCGTATCCTCGATCTCGACCTCCAACCGCCGGTCCAGCGCAGCACGGTCGAACACCAACAGTTCCTGAGGCAACCAACACAGCGTCGCGCCCGCCTCGACATGCAGTCGCGACCGCACCCGCGCCCGGCCCGAATTGCTGCGATACGCCCGCTCGGCCGCCTGGGTCGTGACGACAAGCCGGCTGCCCGCCCCCGCAGTGGCCTCGATATCGAAACGGTCTCCTCCGGTCAGACCGCCCGAGGTATTCACCACGATCGCCTCCAACGCGTCCGTCCGGCGCGGAAAAAGCGCCCGCGCACAGCCCGCGCTGTGCAGCCTGTCCAGCGCACTTTTCCCATCCCGCAGCTTGGACGCGACGCGCAAACTCCCTCGGGCCCGCGGCAGGGCCGGACCGTCCGCATGGGCAGTGATATCCGGGGCAAGAAGCATGGCAGCTTTCCGAGTTCGCAACGCGCAAAGCCAGCACCAAGGGGCGCGCCTATTCCACATCAAGCGGTCGTTCCACATGATGCCTTGCCCCCGACGATTAAGAAAGTGGCATATTTTTGCGCCTATGCTGCATTTCCAGGCACATTCGATACCCGCAGAACACACAGGCTCAGAAGGTTGAGTCTGCGTATTTACAGGAGTTGATTGCCCGGATTTTCGGCGCGATGATCAAGACATGAGCGGTTTGAGAACTTTCCTCGTACTAGGCTGCCTCTGCGTCGGGTCGGCGTCATTTGCCGCGCCGTTGCCAGAGATTTTCGCCGGATGCACCGGCCGCTTTTCCGCCGAACTGGAACATGCCTGGCTGATGCAAGACCCGGACGCCGACATCCTGGAAACCCGGCGCGCGCGTTTCGAGCAACTTCTCGCCGCCGCCTCCGCCCCCGATCAGCGCAGCCATCTCCTGGACCACCGCATCAGGGCCAAGAGCGCGCACGCCCAGATTCTCAGCACCGCGCAATTCTCTCGCGACCCGGACCGGGCCCGATGGGCGCGCCGGCGGGCGAATGCCGAAATCGGCTACTGCCAGAGCTTTCTCCTGGAAAGTTGAGGAAAACCAGCACCGCGGCGCAGAAAAAATAGGCGATCACACCGAAAACCGCTGAATAAATAGGCCGCGACCGCAGGGTTTCCCTGTGAAACCCACGGAATTGTCGCCGCAGCGCAGAATCTTGTGAAACCAATATGTCCGACGGGCGCCTGCCGCCCGCTCGAACGTGCGATGGTGCCAGTCTTGCAATCCTGAAACACCACCGCACTCCGCAACAAGTTGCGTGGGGGAGATATGGGACATCCGCTTTCGGCTCACAAGAACCCTGCGCGTTACGCAAAGGGGATTTTCCATGACTAAGACACTTCTAGGCACAGCAGCGGTCCTGACGGCCCTGTCGGCTCCGGCCTTCGCACAGGACTGCCCGATCAAGGTGGGCGTGCTGCACTCGCTGTCGGGCACGATGGCGATCTCGGAAACGACGCTCAAGGACACGATGGAGATGCTGATCGAGCAACAGAACGAGAAAGGCGGCGTACTCGGGTGCGAACTCGAAGCCGTCGTCGTCGATCCGGCCTCCGACTGGCCGCTCTTCGCCGAAAAGGCCCGCGAGCTGCTAACGGTACACGAGGTCGACGTGATCTTCGGCAACTGGACGAGCGTCAGCCGCAAATCTGTCCTGCCGGTCATCGAGGAACTCAATGGCCTGCTGTTCTACCCCGTCCAATACGAGGGCGAGGAAAGCTCCAAGAACGTGTTCTACACCGGTGCCGCACCCAACCAGCAGGCCATTCCGGCCACGGACTATTTCCTGGAAGAATTGGGCGTCGAGAGCTTCGCGCTCCTGGGCACCGACTATGTCTATCCGCGCACCACGAACAACATCCTTGAATCCTACCTGAAATCCAAGGGCGTCGCTGACGAGGACATTTTCGTCAATTACACCCCCTTCGGCCATTCCGACTGGTCCAAGATCGTGTCGGACGTCGTGGCGCTGGGGGCCGGCGGCAAGCAGGTCGGCGTGATTTCGACCATCAACGGCGACGCAAACGTGGGCTTCTACAAGGAACTGGCAGCCCAGGGCGTGTCGGCCGATGACATCCCCGTCGTCGCCTTCTCGGTGGGCGAGGAAGAGCTTTCCGGCCTCGACACCTCGAATCTGGTCGGTCACCTGGCGGCGTGGAACTACTTCCAGTCGGCCGACACCGACGCCAATGCCGAATGGATCGAGGCGTGGAAAGCCCGGATGGGCGAGGACCGCGTGACCAACGACCCGATGGAGGCGCATTACATCGGTTTCAACATGTGGGTGAACGCCGCCGAACAGGCCGGCACCACGGACGTCGACGCGGTCCGCACCGCCATGTACGGGCAGGAATTCCCGAACTTGACCGGCGGCACGGCGGTCATGCTGCCGAACCACCACCTGGCCAAGCCGGTTTTGATCGGCGAGATCCAGGAAGACGGCCAGTTCGACATCATCAGCCAGACCGAGGAAGTCCCGGGCGACGCCTGGACAGACTACCTGCCGGAATCGGCCGTGCTGAAGTCCGATTGGCAGGAGCTTGAGTGCGGTATGTACAACACCGAAACCGAGACCTGCGTGCAGATCAAGTCGAACTACTGATCTCCTGAGAACCGGAAGGGCGGCCCCGCGCCGCCCTTCACCCCCTTCTGTTTCCCCTACGGAGGCCCGTGCATGGCACGCCTGTTGCTGATCCTCACGCTCCTGATTGCATCCCTGCCCGCGGCGGCACAGCAGGCCGATGCGCCGATCCAGCAGCTTTTGCAGGAGCACGCCGGGCAGTTGGCAAAGCCATCGCGCACCAAGGTCGCCCCCACCATCGACGCCATCGCCGGAAGCGGTCTGCCCGAGGCGCAGACCGTCCTGCGCAAATGGCAGGACAAAGAGTTGTGGCGGAACACGGAGACCGGCCTGTTCATCTGGGCCGAAGAGATCGACCGCGACACGATCCGCGGCTTCGATTTTGCCGGGGATACGCCCCTGGGCGAATTGCCCGACGATGCATTTGAGCAGTCCAAGCCCAATTCCGGGGTGCGCAAGATGATCGGCGCCGCGCTGGTGAAATTCCAACTGACCGCCGAAGACCTCGCCACCCGCCGCACCGCCATAAACAATATCGAACGCGACGCCGAAGCCTCGCACCTCGCCCCCCTGCGCGAGGCGATCGAGGCCGAGACAAGTCCGACCCTCAAGGCCCGCGCCGAACGCCTCGAACGCCTTCTGACCATCCGGTTCGGTGAAACCGAGGAAGAACGCATCGCCGCCATCGAAGGCTTCCAGGGCGATCTGGGCGTAGACCTGCGCGGTGCATTGAACCCGCTGGTCACGACCCGGCTGGAAGCCGCGGAAACCGCGCCCGAAGGCCCCGAAATCGCCCGCGTGCTGAAGCCGGGATCGGAGGCTTTGCCCCGCGAAAATGCCTATGACCTCTTGGTGTCCGAAGGCTTCGCCAAGCCCCGCATCAGCCGCGCCGACAAGGCCGCAGCACTCGTGGCCAATATCGACGGAGAGGCTGTCGCCGGCATCCAGGTTGCCACGCTCGACACCGAAGACGCCCGCGACATGGCCTATGCCAGGCTGGCCGAGCAAGGCACGGTCGACCCCGTCGCCACCGAGGCCGAGATCGACGAAACGCTGAACCGATACACCTTCTACGAGGTCTTCACCGGCGCCCCGCCCGCCGTCGCGCTGGCCGCGATGAATACGCTCAACGGCATCGAGACCCGCGTCGCCGTCAACCAGGCCGCCGACCTCGCGCTCGACGCCATCTCGCTCGGCTCGATCTATTTCCTCGCCGCCATCGGCCTTGCCATAACCTTCGGCGTGATGGGGGTGATCAACATGGCCCATGGCGAGTTCATCATGATGGGCGCCTATACCGGCTTTGTTGTGCAGCAGATCATCCCCGACCAGACGCTGTCGGTCATCCTCGCCATCCCGCTTGCCTTTGCCGTGACCTTCGCGGCGGGCGTGGCGATGGAACGGTTGGTGATCCGCTGGCTCTATCATCGCCCGCTGGAAACACTGCTGGCCACTTTCGGCATCTCCATCGCGCTGCAACAGATCGCCAAGAACATCTTCGGCACCCAGGCCCGCCCGCTGACGGCCCCCGGATGGCTGGACGGGTCGCTGGTGTTCAACGACATCGTGTCGATCAGCTATATCCGCATCGCGATCTTCGTGCTCGCCCTGGTGTTCCTCGCGCTGTTCCTGCTGGTCATGAACCGCACCCGCCTGGGCCTCGAGGTGCGCGCGGTGACGCAGAACCCGCGCATGGCCGCCTCGATGGGCATCAACCCCGACCGCATCAACATGCTGACCTTCGGCTTCGGCTCGGGCATCGCGGGTATCGCGGGCGTCGCCATCGGGCTATATGCCAAGGTCACCTCCGAGATGGGCGCCGACTACATCGTGCAAAGCTTCATGACCGTGGTGGTGGGCGGCGTCGGCAACATCTGGGGCACGCTTCTGGGGGCGACCCTCGTGGGGTCGCTGCAGAAAGGCATCGAATGGCTGAACCCGTCGAACACGCTGGCGGCCCAGACCTACATGATCCTCTTCATCATCCTCTTCATCCAGTTCCGGCCGCGCGGCATCATCGCGCTCAAGGGCCGGGCGGCGGGGGCCTGACATGACCGACAGCACCCTTGCCAGAGCCGCTGCACGCCAGCCCATCGTCCTGCGCTTCCCCGCGATACTGGTTTTCATGATCGTGCTGGCAGTCTTCACGGTCGGCGTCACGATCCTGTCCGAAGGCTTCGGCATCGGCGTGATCTCCACGAGTTTCGTCAAGACCCTGGGCAAGACGCTGTGCCTCTGTCTCGTGGCACTGGCGATGGACCTCGTGTGGGGCTATTGCGGGATCCTGTCGCTCGGGCACATGGCCTTCTTCGCCTTGGGCGGCTACGCGATCGGCATGTGGCTGATGTACGAACGCACGCGTCTGATCGTGGTCGATAGCCTCGCGGCAGAGACCCTGCCCCCCACGGCCCAGCAGATATCCGATGGCATCGCATCACAGATCTTCGGCGTGGTGGGCGCGTCCGAGTTCCCGCCTGTCTGGGCTTTCGCCCATTCCCTGCCGCTGCAACTGGCCGCCGTCATGCTGGTGCCGGGGCTCTTGGCGCTGGTCTTTGGCTGGTTTGCCTTTCGCAGCCGCGTGACCGGCGTGTACCTCTCGATCCTGACCCAGGCGATGACCCTGGCGCTCGCACTGTACCTCTTCCAGAACGACAGCGGGTTACGCGGCAACAACGGCCTTTCCGGACTGCAGAACCTGCCCGGCCTCGGCGGCGTCGGTCAGCCGATTGTCTCGATGTGGTTCCTCTGGGCCTCGGCCCTGGCGCTGGGGTTGGGATACTGGCTGGCGAACTGGGTCGTGTCGGGCAAGTTCGGCTCGGTCCTGCGCGGCATCCGTGATGACGAGGCCCGTGTGCGATTCCTCGGCTACCCGGTCGAGTCCTATAAGCTCTTTGTCTTCACGCTATCGGCAGTGATCGCGGGCATTGCCGGCGCGCTCTATTACCCGCAGGCCGGCATCATAAACCCCGCCGAACTGGCCCCCATCGCCTCGATCTACCTTGCCGTCTGGGTCGCCATCGGGGGACGCGGGCGGCTTTACGGGGCGGTGATCGGTGCCGCTTTCGTGTCGCTTTTGTCGACGTGGTTCACCGGCGGACAGGCTCCCGACATCGTGCTGGGCAGCTGGCGCATCCAGTGGGTCGACTGGTGGACCGTGCTTCTGGGCCTGTCTTTTGTCGCCGTTACGCTCTTTGCGCCCAAGGGCATCGGCGGGCTCTTCGACCTCGTGGCGGATCGCCTGACTCCTGACCGCCACGGCGCGGACCTCGGCCCCGACCAGGGCGCCCTGCGCGAGAAGGAGGCAGACACATGAGCCAGCTTCTGGAAGTCTCCGGCGTCTCGGTCAGCTTCGACGGCTTCAAGGCGCTCAACAACCTGTCCTTTTCCATCGGCAACAGGGAGTTGCGCGCCGTCATCGGCCCCAACGGGGCGGGCAAGACCACCTTCATGGACGTGGTCACCGGCAAGACCAAGCCCGACGAGGGCCGCGTGCTGTGGGGCGAGCCGCCCGTCTCTCTGCTGGGCAAATCCGAAAGCACCATCGCCATGGCCGGCGTGGGCCGCAAGTTCCAGCGCCCCACC belongs to Roseovarius sp. THAF27 and includes:
- a CDS encoding urease accessory protein UreE, coding for MTDLPIAQHLRKAGTWTGDAALCALSYEDRFFRRRKLTVEEGWSLVADFEHTVSLDDGDALETTDGRLVRIVAAPEALLAVSGSDLARLAWHIGNRHTPCQVEAHRLLIRDDPVIAHMLAHLGATFTLVTEPFKPEGGAYGHGRTHSHEHGATAHAH
- the ureC gene encoding urease subunit alpha, producing MPARVSRSEYAAMFGPTTGDRLRLADTDLIIEVESDLTALNAGAATTGGTGGNAAFYGEEVKFGGGKVIRDGMGQSQLTRAAGAMDTVITNALILDYTGIYKADVGLKDGAIIKIGKAGNPDTQPGVDIVIGPGTEIIAGEGRILTAGGFDSHIHFICPQQIEDALHSGLTTMLGGGTGPAHGTLATTCTPGPWHLGRMLQSADAFPMNLAFAGKGNASLPAALEEQVMAGACALKLHEDWGTTPAAIDCCLSVADAMDVQVMIHTDTLNESGFVENTVAAMKGRTMHAFHTEGAGGGHAPDIIKICGQSNVLPSSTNPTRPFTVNTLEEHLDMLMVCHHLDKSIPEDIAFAESRIRRETIAAEDILHDMGAFSIIASDSQAMGRVGEVIIRTWQTADKMKKQRGGLEDETGDNDNLRVRRYVAKYTINPAIAHGISDHIGSIEEGKRADLVLWKPAFFGVKPEMVLIGGSIACAQMGDPNASIPTPQPVYTRPMFGAYGRALHASAVTFVSAAAHDDGIGDTLGIAKQTLPVQNTRGIGKADLKLNDSCPEIDVNPETYEVRANGELLTCEPASELPMAQRYFLY
- a CDS encoding antifreeze protein, yielding MARVLTPVDLWSNAFQAAMIVAEAQAVIAMRMWGLAGVWSVTPSENSRMVSEKAFALTRAATDAGTAALRGRRADQVVAAAMKPIRQKTRANARRLAKRGYKKR
- a CDS encoding urease subunit beta; the protein is MIPGEIFPAEGTLELNSDRQAITLEVANTGDRPVQVGSHYHFAETNPALDFDREAARGHRLDIAAGTAVRFEPGQRREVQLIPIGGRRRVYGFNGAVMGDL
- a CDS encoding HupE/UreJ family protein, producing the protein MRRLAFTLIPAVLAAGPAFAHLDPGAHGSFAAGLSHPVFGADHILAMVAVGLWAASLGGRAFVALPVGFVGAMALGFLLSLAGLPLPMVEPMILVSVLVLGVLVAAAARVPLSAAVAITAALGVFHGHAHGTEIGGAGALAYLAGFVAATTALHALGATAGWALGRFGGALLTRGAGLAVAIGGSALVMAG
- a CDS encoding urease subunit gamma, which encodes MQLTPREKDKLMVAMAAEVARKRLARGVKLNYPEAIALITDAVVEGARDGRSVADMMEAGAEVISRGDCMEGVPEMIHEVQVEATFPDGTKLVTVHNPIR
- a CDS encoding urease accessory protein UreD, which translates into the protein MLLAPDITAHADGPALPRARGSLRVASKLRDGKSALDRLHSAGCARALFPRRTDALEAIVVNTSGGLTGGDRFDIEATAGAGSRLVVTTQAAERAYRSNSGRARVRSRLHVEAGATLCWLPQELLVFDRAALDRRLEVEIEDTAEFIMAEPVAFGRLSMGETVTRADFLDRVSVHRDNRPLYEDRVALTGDISARLGQAAVAAGMAAMASALYVGRRAERLLPMVRALLPATGGASLLRPDVLVVRVLARDGFELRRTLCPVLEALSNAALPRSWRL
- the urtA gene encoding urea ABC transporter substrate-binding protein — encoded protein: MTKTLLGTAAVLTALSAPAFAQDCPIKVGVLHSLSGTMAISETTLKDTMEMLIEQQNEKGGVLGCELEAVVVDPASDWPLFAEKARELLTVHEVDVIFGNWTSVSRKSVLPVIEELNGLLFYPVQYEGEESSKNVFYTGAAPNQQAIPATDYFLEELGVESFALLGTDYVYPRTTNNILESYLKSKGVADEDIFVNYTPFGHSDWSKIVSDVVALGAGGKQVGVISTINGDANVGFYKELAAQGVSADDIPVVAFSVGEEELSGLDTSNLVGHLAAWNYFQSADTDANAEWIEAWKARMGEDRVTNDPMEAHYIGFNMWVNAAEQAGTTDVDAVRTAMYGQEFPNLTGGTAVMLPNHHLAKPVLIGEIQEDGQFDIISQTEEVPGDAWTDYLPESAVLKSDWQELECGMYNTETETCVQIKSNY
- the urtB gene encoding urea ABC transporter permease subunit UrtB yields the protein MARLLLILTLLIASLPAAAQQADAPIQQLLQEHAGQLAKPSRTKVAPTIDAIAGSGLPEAQTVLRKWQDKELWRNTETGLFIWAEEIDRDTIRGFDFAGDTPLGELPDDAFEQSKPNSGVRKMIGAALVKFQLTAEDLATRRTAINNIERDAEASHLAPLREAIEAETSPTLKARAERLERLLTIRFGETEEERIAAIEGFQGDLGVDLRGALNPLVTTRLEAAETAPEGPEIARVLKPGSEALPRENAYDLLVSEGFAKPRISRADKAAALVANIDGEAVAGIQVATLDTEDARDMAYARLAEQGTVDPVATEAEIDETLNRYTFYEVFTGAPPAVALAAMNTLNGIETRVAVNQAADLALDAISLGSIYFLAAIGLAITFGVMGVINMAHGEFIMMGAYTGFVVQQIIPDQTLSVILAIPLAFAVTFAAGVAMERLVIRWLYHRPLETLLATFGISIALQQIAKNIFGTQARPLTAPGWLDGSLVFNDIVSISYIRIAIFVLALVFLALFLLVMNRTRLGLEVRAVTQNPRMAASMGINPDRINMLTFGFGSGIAGIAGVAIGLYAKVTSEMGADYIVQSFMTVVVGGVGNIWGTLLGATLVGSLQKGIEWLNPSNTLAAQTYMILFIILFIQFRPRGIIALKGRAAGA
- the urtC gene encoding urea ABC transporter permease subunit UrtC encodes the protein MTDSTLARAAARQPIVLRFPAILVFMIVLAVFTVGVTILSEGFGIGVISTSFVKTLGKTLCLCLVALAMDLVWGYCGILSLGHMAFFALGGYAIGMWLMYERTRLIVVDSLAAETLPPTAQQISDGIASQIFGVVGASEFPPVWAFAHSLPLQLAAVMLVPGLLALVFGWFAFRSRVTGVYLSILTQAMTLALALYLFQNDSGLRGNNGLSGLQNLPGLGGVGQPIVSMWFLWASALALGLGYWLANWVVSGKFGSVLRGIRDDEARVRFLGYPVESYKLFVFTLSAVIAGIAGALYYPQAGIINPAELAPIASIYLAVWVAIGGRGRLYGAVIGAAFVSLLSTWFTGGQAPDIVLGSWRIQWVDWWTVLLGLSFVAVTLFAPKGIGGLFDLVADRLTPDRHGADLGPDQGALREKEADT